The DNA window ACACGCTTTCAGCCATCTTTTTTCTCCTCCCCGGCCGTGTGGCCGACACGTAGGAAGATGAAGAGCATCTCCCACATGCCGAATCCACCGAATGAGCCATCCATCCGTCACGATGACGCTGGGCACCCCGAGACGCAAGCCGAGAGCTACTCCCCGACCCGATCCGCCTCCACCTCGAATTCCTCATGCTCGCGCATCATCTCAGTCGTGGGCGTCACGAGCAGAGTGGACATGAGGAATGCGGCCTAGCTGCTCTGCCGGTCCCGCCGAGAGACCGCGTGGCGCGTAGTACATAGCCCCCGTATCGTGCGGTACCGGTAAGGCTGCCAAAGCCGTACGAATCTATGTGGTGGCGTCTCAGGCCCGTGCTCTGGAAAAGAGGAGGGATACGATGATGACATGTCCAATCCGAACACTGTTCGGGCTGACTGTGGCTGTCGTCGCTCTCGCGATCACCGGCGGCTCGGCGACGGCGCAGGCGGGGTCCGAACCGACGAATGACCTACCGAATCCCTACCAGTCGATCGATGGCTGGGCCAAGATGCCGATCGGTCGACATTGGGGGGCGACGAGTTCTATCGACGTCGACCCGGACGGCAAGTCGATCTGGGTCGCCGAACGTTGTGGGTCCGACTCCCTCAATCGGAACTATTCACCGAGAAGCTGTGCTGACTCAGAGCTGCCGGTCGTCCTCAAGTTCAACCCCGACGGCATCCTGGTCAGGAGCTTCGGCGGTGGCCTGTTCGCGCTTCCCCACGGTTTCCACGTGGACCGGGATGGTAACGTCTGGGTGACAGACGCTCCGTTCGTACTGGGGGTGGGTGGAGCTGTCAGCAAAGGGCATCAGGTCATCAAATTCAGTCCGGACGGTGAGATCCTCCTGCGACTTGGCGTGCCCGGAGAGACCGGGAACGACGAGCGCCACTTCAATATGCCGTCTGACGTGATCACGGCTCCCAACGGAGACATCTTCGTTGCCGATGGTCATGGTGGGAACAGCAACGCCCGGATCGTCAAGTTCGCGCCCGACGGTACCTTCATCATGGCGTGGGGGGAGCAAGGATCGGGGCCGGGTCAGTTCAACGCGCCGCACGGGCTGGCCATGGACTCGCAGGGGCGGCTGTTCGTGGCCGACCGCGGCAACAGTCGGATCCAGATCTTTGACCAGGATGGGAACTTCATCGACGAGTGGTATCAGTTCAGCCGGTTGAGCGGGATCTATATCGACCAGAACGACATCCTGTATGGAGTCGATTCCGAGTCGAATCGTCTTCGAGGTCGCGGTGAGTGGAAGCGCGGGATTCGCATCGGCAGCGCCCGGACCGGCGAGGTGACGGCGTTCATTCCCGACCCGGCCGATGCGAACGATGGGCCACTCTCAGCTAGCAGCGGCGGTGAAGGTGTGGTCGCGGACGTCGATGGCGTGATCTATAGCGCCGAGGTTGGACCGCGGGCAGTGAAGCGCTACGTCAACTACATCGATCCCTGAAGCGGGGGGCGCGGTTGGGAATCATCTCGATCCACCTGACACCGAGGAGGGCACCGTGAGGGGCTCCGTCACACGCATCCTGATTACGCTCGTCGCCTTTTCCACCGTAGGCCCCGAGCTCACTGTCGCGCAATCCTCCTCCTCGGCCGTTGCGCGCCTCTCCCTGGCCGGGCCCGCCAAGCGCTACTGCTCCGGTATTTGGGTCTCCGAGCGGGAGCGGCACGAAGCGCTGTACAACAGCGTCCTGCTGGGCGAAGAGCTGGTGGAGGGATACGAGAGCGGTCGCCTCGACTTCGCGATCGACGACGAGCGCCGGATCGTCATGGCCTCTCGAGACGGCGTTTCGGCCAGCGCGCGTCACTTCGGCGACCAGGGCTGCGTGATTCTGCGGCCGGAGACGGACAAGCCGCTCTTCACGCCGCGGAGGGTCGTGAGCACCCTGCCCGACGCGGCGTCGACGCCGTGGCCGATGGGTGACGAGCTGCCCGACACGCCGCTGCCGCCGGATGTCGATGCAGCCCTCCTCGACCAGGCCGCGCGCACCTTTTTCTCGAACGATCTGGACCGCCGGGCAGCGTTCATCGTCGTCCATCGAGGTCGGATCGTGAAGGAGGAGTACGGCTCGGGCGCCCACGCGGACATGCAGCTCGAGAGCTGGTCGATGGGGAAGAGCATGACGGCCACCTTCATCGGCCGCCTGATCCAGAAGGGTCGTCTGGACCTGTGGCAGCGCGCGCCGGTGCCGGAGTGGCAACACTCCCCCGACGACCCTCGCGCCGAGATCCGGATCGCCGATCTCCTTCGCATGTCGAGTGGGCTGAGGTTCAGCGGCGGCGGATCGACGCCCGAGCAGATGGCTGCGTCCTACATCCCCGGGCAAGCGGATCACGGACTCGGATACTCCGCCCCGATCGACGTCTTCCGGTTTTCGGCCAGCCGCGATGCCGAGCATCCGCCCAACACGGTCGGACGATACCGGAACTCCGATCCGTGGACACTGGGATACATCGTTCGCCGCACCGTCGAGAACGAGCTCGGTGAGGAGTATCTGACGTGGCCCCAACGCGAGGTCTTCGACAAGATCGGGATCCGCCGCTTCGTGATGGAGACCGACATCTACGGCAACTTCATCTTGACCGGCTACAACTACGGCACCGCGCGCGATTGGGCGCGGCTCGGGCTTCTCTACGTCCAGCGCGGAATGTGGAACGGAGAGCGGCTGCTACCCGAGGACTTCGTGGATTTCGTCCAGACTCCCGCCCCGGCCTGGGCCGAGCCCGTCTATGGCGGCCTCTTCTGGCTCAACACGGCGGACGAGACGGGACGGGGACGCCGCATCCCCACTCTGCCGCCCGACACCTACAACGCGGCGGGCGCGGGCGACCAGCGCACCTATATCATCCCGTCGCGCGACCTGGTCATCGTGGTGATGAGCCACCGCGCCGGCGGCAACCTGGCTCGGGACCGAAGGACCCGGGAGTTCGAGGCGCTTGGCCTGGCCGTGAAGGCCGTGGACCCGACCTGGAGCTGGAACTAGCACTAGCGGTCTTCAGTCGTGGCGGGCGAGCGTGAGGGTCGCGCACTGCGCGCGCGGCGGGCACATTGCTCGCAGCACAGAATCGCGAACCAGCGAGAGAGGAGGCATCATGAAACTGGCGCGCATGGGCGTAGCCTTCGCCCTCGCTTTGTTGGCGGCGCTTCCGGCTTGCGTAATCGAGAACCAGGCTGCGCCGCAATCGGGATCGCAAGGAGCGATCGAGAAGGGTGGGGACGATCGGACCGGAGAATACGAGGCCGTGGAAAACTGGTGGAAGCCGGCGCCAGACCACGCAGGGCCGTGGAGCTGGGGGCAGGTGTCGGGCGTCGCAGTCGACAACCCCAACCGGATCATCGTGGCGGTGTGGGGGGACCGGGACGCGCAGGGGCGGGAGCGGGAGGGGAGCACGAACTACCTGGTGGTCGTCGATCGGAACGGAAACATCATTGAGAACTGGACGCAGTGGGACTCGATCTTCAACAAACCCCACCAGGTCTACATCAGCCCTTACGATCCGGAGCGCCACGTTTGGGTCGTCGAGCGAGGTGGCGGCAAGGGGGTCAACATGCAGATCCTCAAGTTCACCAATGACGGAAGCGAGTTGGTGATGCGGCTCGTCGACCCCGACCACCCGACGACCCGGGCAGAGGCACGGGCAAATCCGAACCCGGGTCCGTTCACGTACGGCGACCCGGCGGTGCTCGCCTTCCTCCCGGATGGCAGCTTCTTGGTCGGCGACGGTTACTGGAACTCCCGTATCATCAAGTACAATGCGGACGGCGAGTACCTGATGGAGTGGGGCGAGCTCGGGAGCGGCCCTGGACAGTTCGACCTGGTGCACGGCCTCGCCGTGGACCGGGATCGCCGCGTCTACGTCGGCGACCGCACGAACAACCGCATCCAGATCTTTACGGAGGACGGTGAGTTCATCGAGGAATGGCCCGACGTGTCTGATCCCGTGGGCGTCTTCATCGATGAGAACGACGGGGTCTGGGTGATCTCCGCGAGACTGAACCGGATTCTCAAGTACAGCCGCGACGGCGTGCTCCAGTACTACTGGGGCGCATTCGGAGGGACGAGGGGTGGCTTTGCGGGTGGCTTGTCGCGTCCGCACCAGCTCGACGTGGACCAGGACGGCAACGTCTATATCGCCAGCTGGGACGGCGGATGGTTGGACAAGTTCGTTCCGAGGCCGGATGCCGATCCAAGCAAGCTCATCGGCAGGTCGCTTGTGCTCGCGAACTAGGTGACTCGCGCCCGGCCCGAGCGACGAACTGTGTGGCCGTCCGCCACCCCGCCTCCTACATTGCTCATCTGAGTTCCATCATGCGGCGGGGATGGTACGGCTGCGCCTGAAGCCTGCATCCTCCGGGGATGAAGCATGAAGACAATCGCTGCTGGTGCCGCCTTGTTGGGGGTATGGCTTGCGGCGGGGAGCCACCCCGCCGGGACCGGCACGCCCTGGCTCGAAGCAGGAACCGTGTCCTTGCTTCCCGATGCCCCCCCCCGAACGCCCACCGAGGTGATCCAGCAGTATTGCGTCCGCTGCCACAATGAGCGCAGGCTGGCGGGGAACCTGACGCTGGAGACATTCGTGGTCGAGGGTGCTGACGCGCGGGCCGAAACCGCTGAGAAGATGATCCTGAAGCTCCGCGCCGGGATGATGCCGCCGCCCGGGGCCCGGCGGCCGGCGGGCGACACGCTCCGGACACTCGTGGAGACGCTCGAGGCGGTCATCGACGAAGCGGCCCTGACCGATTCCAATCCCGGCGGGCGACGGTTCCAGAGACTCAACCGGGCCGAGTACCAACGCGTGATCCGTGACCTGCTGGCGCTCGACGTGGACGCCGGCCGCTGGCTTCCCCCAGACACCTACCTGGGCAGCTTCGACAACCTGTCTGCCGCACAGGGGCTCTCGCCTACGCTGCTCGAGGCATACATGAGGGCGGCCACGGAGATCAGCCGTCTGGCTGTCGGCGTTCCGGACGCCGTCTCGTCCTCGACGAAGTACACGAGTCCGATCGAGGTCTCGCAGCACGCGTGGGACCAGCTCGAAGGCGCCCCCTACGGGACGCGTGGCGGAATCGTCGTCACGCACGACTTCCCGGCCGACGGCTCGTACGTATTCCAGGTGGAGACGCTCTTCGGCAGGGGCACGTCCTTCGAGGATATCGATCTTTCGATCGACGGCGAAGGCGTGGCGCTGCTGGCCCTCGAGCACAACGGTGGCAGGAGCGTTCCGATCCGGACGGAGCCGATCGTCGTCGCTGCGGGTCAGCACCGGGTAGTGGCGGCGTTCGTCCGTAAGATCGATGGGCCCTACGAGGATCGGCTGAGTCCCTTCGATTGGTCGTTCGTCGGGGGCGAAGACTCGCAGGCTTGGGCCAACTACGGGATCACTGCGC is part of the Gemmatimonadota bacterium genome and encodes:
- a CDS encoding serine hydrolase, whose protein sequence is MRGSVTRILITLVAFSTVGPELTVAQSSSSAVARLSLAGPAKRYCSGIWVSERERHEALYNSVLLGEELVEGYESGRLDFAIDDERRIVMASRDGVSASARHFGDQGCVILRPETDKPLFTPRRVVSTLPDAASTPWPMGDELPDTPLPPDVDAALLDQAARTFFSNDLDRRAAFIVVHRGRIVKEEYGSGAHADMQLESWSMGKSMTATFIGRLIQKGRLDLWQRAPVPEWQHSPDDPRAEIRIADLLRMSSGLRFSGGGSTPEQMAASYIPGQADHGLGYSAPIDVFRFSASRDAEHPPNTVGRYRNSDPWTLGYIVRRTVENELGEEYLTWPQREVFDKIGIRRFVMETDIYGNFILTGYNYGTARDWARLGLLYVQRGMWNGERLLPEDFVDFVQTPAPAWAEPVYGGLFWLNTADETGRGRRIPTLPPDTYNAAGAGDQRTYIIPSRDLVIVVMSHRAGGNLARDRRTREFEALGLAVKAVDPTWSWN